Proteins from a genomic interval of Chloroflexi bacterium ADurb.Bin180:
- a CDS encoding putative formate dehydrogenase, producing the protein MVMINLVIDGRKVSAPAGSTVLQAAKLANIKIPTLCDHPALGSIGACRMCLVEIKGQRTLQPACTFPITEGAEVQTHSPTVVEARRFVLELLLSDHPLDCMTCDSTGSCELQDLMYEYGVKQTRFPGEQHAYAVDDPNPFYQRDYNKCILCRRCVRACQEINGVEAIGMVWRGFRSKPGTAFDGNMEDSPCEFCGMCVEICPTGALLPKQALGQGRPWQLSKTRTTCPYCGVGCQLELYTRDNRLVKATSHWGVPPNYGSTCVKGRFGLDFVNHPDRLTQPLIRKDGKLVPATWDEALDLVASKLVETKQKHGGDAIGVLSSAKCTNEENYILQKFARAVLETNNVDHCARL; encoded by the coding sequence ATGGTAATGATCAATCTAGTCATCGACGGCCGCAAGGTCAGTGCGCCTGCGGGCAGCACCGTCCTTCAGGCGGCCAAACTGGCGAACATCAAGATTCCGACGTTGTGCGATCATCCGGCGCTGGGCTCCATTGGGGCCTGCCGGATGTGTCTGGTGGAGATCAAGGGGCAGAGGACTCTGCAGCCGGCGTGCACCTTTCCCATCACTGAAGGTGCCGAAGTGCAGACGCACTCTCCGACAGTGGTCGAGGCGCGGCGCTTTGTGCTCGAGTTGCTGCTCTCTGACCACCCGCTGGACTGTATGACCTGCGATTCGACTGGTTCCTGCGAGTTGCAGGACCTGATGTACGAATATGGCGTCAAGCAGACGCGGTTCCCGGGGGAGCAGCACGCCTATGCAGTGGACGACCCGAATCCCTTCTACCAGCGCGACTATAACAAATGCATCCTCTGTCGCCGCTGCGTGCGGGCGTGCCAGGAGATCAACGGCGTTGAAGCGATCGGCATGGTCTGGCGAGGGTTCCGCAGCAAGCCAGGGACGGCCTTTGACGGCAACATGGAAGACAGCCCCTGCGAGTTCTGCGGCATGTGCGTTGAGATCTGTCCGACCGGTGCTCTTCTGCCAAAGCAGGCCCTGGGGCAGGGGCGGCCGTGGCAGTTGAGCAAGACGCGCACCACCTGTCCGTACTGCGGCGTGGGCTGCCAGCTCGAGCTCTACACTCGCGACAACAGACTTGTCAAGGCCACTTCGCACTGGGGCGTGCCGCCGAACTATGGCTCTACCTGTGTGAAGGGTCGCTTTGGACTGGACTTTGTGAATCATCCGGACCGCCTGACTCAACCGCTCATTCGCAAGGATGGCAAGTTGGTGCCGGCGACGTGGGATGAAGCGCTGGACCTGGTGGCGTCCAAACTGGTGGAGACGAAACAGAAGCATGGTGGCGACGCGATTGGCGTCCTGTCATCGGCCAAGTGCACTAACGAGGAAAACTACATCCTCCAAAAGTTTGCCAGGGCGGTGCTGGAGACGAACAACGTCGACCACTGTGCTCGCCTCTGA
- the fdhF gene encoding Formate dehydrogenase H, with translation MTGLAAAFGSGAMTNAIEDLVTNPKSYLIIGSNTTEQHPVIGMRLRQAAKRGAKIIVADPRKIKITDFAVMHLRHKPGSDIALLNSLMNVLIAEDLYDKEYVASRTEGFEELKACVAKYTPEYAEKITGVPPEQVREAARLLAANRPGALIYAMGITQHTTGHQNVLSTANLQMLLGNMGVPGGGVNPLRGQSNVQGACDMGCLPNFYTAYQRVADEAAHTKFVEAWGNAASLTPGLTIVEMMNAAHAGKLKALFIMGENPMMSDPDLNHVREALENLEFLVVQDIFLSETAELADVVLPGTSFAEKDGTNTNSERRVQRVRKAIEPIGESRPDWVILCDLFKRVEARLGTDRSKGKFAGWDYPNPAAILAEINALTPSYAGITWDRIEDVGIQWPCPNTEHPGTPILHVGKFTRGLGKFHAVEWLPPAEQPDEHYPYVLTTGRVLFHFHGGTMTRRSAGLNAIYPEGKVEIHPDDAAKLGMADGDMVKVTSRRGEVVAKAEVVDRVDPGVVFMTFHFAESAANLLTVAALDPVAKIPEYKVAAVRLEKA, from the coding sequence GTGACCGGTCTGGCCGCCGCCTTTGGTTCCGGAGCTATGACGAATGCTATCGAGGACCTGGTAACCAACCCCAAGTCCTACCTGATTATCGGATCCAACACGACCGAACAGCACCCGGTGATCGGCATGCGCCTGCGCCAGGCAGCAAAGCGGGGCGCAAAGATCATCGTCGCCGACCCCCGCAAGATCAAGATCACCGACTTTGCGGTCATGCACCTGCGCCACAAGCCAGGCTCCGACATTGCTCTGCTCAACAGCTTGATGAACGTGCTGATCGCCGAGGACCTCTACGACAAGGAGTATGTCGCCAGCCGCACGGAGGGTTTCGAAGAGCTCAAGGCCTGCGTCGCCAAGTACACGCCCGAGTATGCCGAAAAGATCACCGGTGTGCCCCCGGAGCAAGTACGCGAGGCAGCGCGCCTGCTGGCGGCAAACCGACCAGGAGCCCTCATCTACGCCATGGGCATCACGCAGCACACCACCGGCCACCAGAACGTTCTGTCCACGGCCAACCTGCAGATGCTGCTGGGTAATATGGGCGTCCCTGGCGGAGGGGTTAATCCGCTGCGTGGGCAGAGCAACGTGCAGGGCGCGTGCGATATGGGCTGCCTGCCGAACTTTTACACCGCTTACCAGCGCGTTGCTGACGAGGCCGCGCACACCAAGTTCGTCGAGGCCTGGGGCAACGCAGCTTCGCTGACGCCCGGCCTGACGATTGTAGAGATGATGAACGCCGCCCACGCTGGCAAGCTCAAGGCGCTGTTCATCATGGGTGAGAACCCCATGATGAGCGACCCGGACTTGAATCACGTCCGTGAGGCGCTGGAGAACCTCGAGTTCCTCGTGGTCCAGGATATCTTCCTGAGCGAGACGGCAGAACTCGCCGACGTGGTCCTTCCCGGCACTTCTTTTGCCGAGAAGGATGGCACCAATACCAACAGCGAGCGCCGTGTGCAGCGGGTGCGCAAAGCCATCGAGCCCATCGGCGAGTCGAGGCCGGACTGGGTGATCCTGTGCGACCTGTTCAAGCGAGTCGAGGCTCGCCTGGGCACAGACCGCTCCAAGGGCAAGTTCGCTGGCTGGGACTATCCGAATCCTGCGGCGATCCTGGCCGAGATCAACGCGCTCACGCCGAGCTATGCGGGCATCACCTGGGATCGGATTGAGGACGTGGGCATCCAGTGGCCGTGCCCGAATACCGAACACCCGGGCACACCGATTCTGCATGTCGGCAAGTTCACGCGCGGCCTAGGCAAGTTCCACGCTGTGGAGTGGCTGCCGCCAGCAGAGCAGCCGGACGAGCACTATCCATATGTGCTGACTACCGGGCGGGTGCTGTTCCACTTCCACGGTGGCACAATGACCCGACGTTCCGCGGGTTTGAATGCCATCTATCCCGAGGGCAAGGTTGAGATTCACCCGGACGATGCCGCCAAACTAGGCATGGCGGATGGCGATATGGTGAAGGTGACTTCCCGGCGAGGCGAGGTCGTAGCCAAGGCCGAGGTGGTGGATCGTGTCGATCCTGGCGTAGTTTTCATGACGTTCCACTTTGCCGAGTCGGCAGCCAACCTGTTGACCGTCGCCGCACTCGATCCGGTGGCCAAGATCCCCGAGTACAAGGTTGCTGCAGTCAGACTGGAAAAAGCATAG